One segment of Chionomys nivalis chromosome 3, mChiNiv1.1, whole genome shotgun sequence DNA contains the following:
- the LOC130871733 gene encoding CD209 antigen-like protein C → MNDSEDGRVQQLCSLDEEHLITSGTRYSIKGFRFEPPYVLKRAAGHLCHGHIPVVLQLLCLTLSAVLLLAVLIKVSSIANTQGQEQAKKEKVYKEMSQLKPQINHLCRPCRWDWTLFQGNCYYFSKFQQNWHDSVTACREVGAQLVVIKSDEEQGFLQGMSKEKGYAWMGLSDLKHEGMWHWLDGSHLLFSFMKYWNKGEPNNEGEEDCAEFRDDGWNDAPCAVEKYWICKKSAMSCTKN, encoded by the exons ATGAATGACTCCGAGGACGGGAGGGTGCAGCAGCTGTGCTCCCTGG ATGAGGAACACCTGATAACCAGCGGCACCAGATACTCCATCAAAGGCTTCAGATTCGAACCACCCTATGTCCTCAAAAGAGCTGCAG GGCACCTGTGCCATGGCCACATCCCCGTTGTGCTGCAGCTGCTATGCCTCACACTCTCTGCTGTTCTCCTTCTGGCTGTCCTCATCAAAG TCTCCAGTATTGCCAACACCCAGGGACAAGAACAGGCAAAGAAGGAGAAGGTTTACAAGGAGATGAGCCAACTGAAGCCTCAAATAA ACCACCTGTGCCGCCCCTGCCGCTGGGACTGGACCCTCTTCCAAGGAAACTGTTACTACTTCTCTAAGTTCCAGCAGAACTGGCATGATTCTGTCACCGCCTGTAGGGAAGTAGGAGCCCAACTAGTGGTTATCAAAAGTGATGAGGAGCAG GGCTTCCTGCAGGGGATGTCTAAAGAGAAAGGCTATGCCTGGATGGGTCTGTCAGACCTGAAGCATGAAGGCATGTGGCACTGGCTGGATGGTTCACATTTGCTGTTCAG TTTCATGAAATATTGGAACAAAGGAGAGCCCAACAATGAAGGAGAAGAAGACTGTGCAGAATTCAGAGATGACGGCTGGAATGATGCTCCATGTGCAGTGGAGAAATACTGGATCTGCAAGAAGTCTGCTATGTCCTGCACCAAAAACTGA